One stretch of Chitinophaga pendula DNA includes these proteins:
- a CDS encoding phage tail tape measure protein, translating into MGNTFNYILNFLFKDNKVFASIEKIEQQINAAGKSAFKFGKTIHDVFNGLRNQINTIHTSAILDQLDRVADGLANLSTPGLEFTTSMADLQAITGLTGDKLKQIGDNARAAGIEFGGGAAQGVEAYKLILSKLGPDIANTPAALDKMGNSVNVLSKTMGGDAVAATETLTTAMNQFQVSTDDPMKAAAEMANMMNIMAAAAKEGSAELPQIKQALEQSGLSAKMAGVSFAEVNSAIQVLDKAGKQGAEGGVAIRNVLAVLSEGRFLPKQTREALEGVGIDINKLADKSLTFSDRLKILKPVMGDTALITKLFGKENSNAALALLSGTDVIDQYTKAITGTNTAYEQAAIVMDSPAEKMKRMQARIDDMKIGMFELTGGYMAYATVAGQTARDIGGLIPLFSALTGVITTLTSAEKLKAFWDGVVTNTTAAWTVAQNILNAAFWANPITWIVAGIIALIATIAIAVNKVEGWGQAWQKFMELMKYQFAGAKAFLTLAWLGYQEIFLQGIELLEKAWYRLSALWDKDSARAGLEKIASAQNERAAAIAKARNDVIDNGNKSLEAVRAIGKSLKWKTGKDAGASEKGTGITLPKIPGMSPASASSGGAGVSGSSAKGKGKSVNDAIATGGTKTTNVTLNIGKLIESVYFNKGDNQANTSAMQEEIIQGVIRALNMAQSQASD; encoded by the coding sequence GTGGGAAACACTTTTAACTACATACTTAACTTTCTTTTTAAGGATAACAAAGTATTCGCTTCGATAGAAAAGATCGAACAGCAGATTAATGCTGCGGGTAAATCTGCCTTTAAATTCGGCAAAACTATCCATGATGTATTTAACGGCTTGCGCAATCAGATCAATACCATACATACCAGTGCGATACTGGATCAGCTGGACCGGGTGGCAGACGGTCTAGCTAATTTATCTACTCCGGGTTTGGAATTTACCACCTCGATGGCCGATTTGCAGGCTATTACAGGACTGACGGGAGATAAGTTAAAACAGATAGGAGACAATGCCCGTGCGGCTGGTATTGAATTCGGCGGTGGTGCGGCCCAAGGTGTAGAGGCATATAAACTAATCCTGTCTAAACTAGGGCCTGATATTGCCAATACTCCCGCCGCCTTGGACAAAATGGGTAACTCTGTTAATGTTTTAAGTAAGACTATGGGAGGCGATGCTGTCGCCGCAACAGAGACGCTTACAACGGCGATGAATCAGTTTCAGGTATCGACAGATGATCCTATGAAAGCAGCGGCTGAAATGGCCAATATGATGAATATCATGGCCGCTGCTGCGAAAGAAGGTTCCGCCGAACTGCCACAGATTAAACAAGCGTTGGAGCAGTCCGGACTTTCGGCAAAGATGGCGGGGGTGTCTTTTGCCGAAGTTAACAGTGCTATACAGGTGTTGGACAAGGCAGGCAAGCAAGGCGCAGAAGGCGGTGTAGCGATCCGTAACGTCCTGGCAGTGCTATCTGAAGGGAGGTTTTTGCCCAAGCAAACCAGGGAAGCACTAGAGGGGGTTGGCATAGACATAAACAAACTGGCAGATAAATCCCTCACCTTTTCGGATCGTCTTAAAATACTTAAACCGGTAATGGGCGATACGGCGCTGATCACAAAACTGTTTGGAAAGGAAAACAGTAATGCAGCGCTGGCATTACTAAGCGGTACTGATGTAATCGATCAGTATACCAAAGCGATTACGGGCACCAATACCGCATACGAACAGGCAGCTATCGTAATGGATAGCCCCGCAGAAAAAATGAAGCGGATGCAGGCCCGTATCGATGATATGAAGATCGGCATGTTTGAGTTAACAGGTGGATACATGGCCTATGCAACAGTGGCAGGACAGACCGCCCGTGATATTGGTGGCCTTATACCGCTGTTCTCTGCGCTTACCGGTGTTATCACTACGCTAACATCCGCAGAAAAACTAAAAGCGTTTTGGGACGGCGTGGTGACTAATACTACGGCGGCGTGGACGGTAGCACAAAATATATTGAATGCTGCATTTTGGGCTAACCCTATCACCTGGATTGTAGCCGGGATTATCGCACTGATCGCAACAATCGCCATCGCAGTGAACAAGGTGGAAGGCTGGGGGCAGGCATGGCAAAAATTTATGGAATTAATGAAATATCAATTTGCCGGTGCAAAGGCATTTCTTACGCTGGCATGGCTGGGATACCAGGAGATTTTTTTACAGGGTATTGAATTGTTGGAAAAGGCATGGTATCGGTTGTCCGCCCTGTGGGATAAAGACAGTGCAAGGGCAGGGCTTGAAAAAATAGCGAGTGCGCAGAACGAGCGGGCAGCAGCCATCGCCAAAGCCCGCAATGATGTTATAGACAACGGTAACAAATCGCTGGAAGCCGTTAGGGCTATCGGCAAGTCCCTAAAATGGAAAACGGGCAAAGATGCCGGAGCCAGTGAAAAAGGCACAGGTATTACCTTGCCTAAAATACCCGGCATGTCACCAGCGTCCGCAAGTTCAGGCGGTGCCGGTGTCTCCGGGTCAAGTGCAAAAGGCAAAGGCAAATCTGTAAATGATGCCATCGCTACCGGTGGGACAAAAACCACCAATGTTACCCTAAATATTGGTAAGCTGATAGAAAGCGTATACTTCAACAAGGGCGACAACCAGGCTAACACATCCGCCATGCAGGAGGAAATTATACAAGGGGTAATCAGGGCTTTGAACATGGCACAATCACAAGCAAGCGACTAA
- a CDS encoding aldose epimerase family protein: MATITNNDTSLFTQAQLCGQAGGKDVYDITMHNEMMRIGITNLGCAITAIYLPDREGQHRNIVAGFEHPLQYQDNPYYFGTVVGRYANRIGAGQFQINGVHYQLPVNDGINHLHGGVHGFHQQVWMLRGLIQQSDETGVIFEYVSADGEEGYPGMVRVQVQYTLNQRHELVIRYRASSDKRTPINLTNHSYFNLSGFERAQVTDHSLYVCAGHYTEKNDRNLPTGRVLPVADTSLDFRTPRLLSAVLDDFPADRGLDHNFVLEPAVVHMESAAAELYDSVSGRQLTVYTSCPGMQVYTANWWDGTLCGQQGKPYEQHGAVALETQYFPDSPNHEHFPDTILRPGVTYESTTVFVFGLK; encoded by the coding sequence ATGGCCACTATTACCAATAATGACACCTCTTTATTTACCCAGGCGCAGTTATGCGGTCAAGCGGGCGGTAAGGATGTATATGACATTACTATGCATAATGAGATGATGCGGATCGGCATCACCAATCTTGGCTGTGCTATTACGGCGATCTATCTGCCTGACCGGGAGGGGCAGCACAGGAACATAGTAGCCGGGTTTGAACATCCGCTGCAATACCAGGACAATCCTTATTATTTCGGGACTGTGGTGGGCCGTTATGCGAACCGTATCGGTGCGGGGCAGTTCCAGATCAATGGGGTGCATTACCAGTTGCCGGTGAATGACGGCATCAATCATTTGCACGGTGGGGTACACGGATTTCACCAGCAGGTATGGATGCTGCGGGGCCTTATCCAGCAGTCGGATGAGACGGGGGTGATATTTGAGTATGTGAGTGCGGACGGGGAGGAAGGGTATCCAGGTATGGTGCGGGTACAGGTGCAATACACTTTAAATCAGCGGCATGAGTTAGTGATCCGTTATCGAGCGAGCAGTGATAAGCGGACGCCTATCAACCTGACGAATCACAGTTATTTTAATTTAAGTGGTTTTGAGCGGGCGCAGGTAACGGATCATTCGTTGTATGTGTGTGCCGGTCATTATACAGAAAAGAATGACCGGAACCTGCCTACGGGCCGGGTGTTGCCGGTGGCGGATACTTCGCTGGACTTCAGGACGCCCCGGCTGTTGTCTGCGGTATTGGATGATTTTCCTGCTGACAGGGGGCTGGATCACAACTTTGTGTTGGAACCAGCTGTTGTCCATATGGAATCGGCGGCAGCGGAGTTGTATGATAGTGTGTCGGGCAGGCAGCTGACGGTGTATACGAGTTGTCCGGGTATGCAGGTGTATACTGCTAACTGGTGGGATGGTACGTTGTGCGGGCAGCAAGGGAAGCCTTATGAGCAGCACGGTGCGGTGGCGTTGGAGACGCAGTATTTCCCCGACAGCCCTAATCACGAACATTTTCCTGATACGATATTAAGGCCTGGTGTTACTTACGAATCTACCACTGTTTTTGTATTTGGTTTAAAATGA
- a CDS encoding AraC family transcriptional regulator: MKNKTLRKREGFEGQQLIVLPRKVINDFLVRDALTRQLYITDIGYYPKAWGHYVERPAGIGQHILIYCVEGRGWIHVDKKKTEITPSQCIVLPANTPHRYSAEENGPWTIYWIHFKGDLSAHIVSLLLEQARNYKLQLTYNDKRISLFDEIYTNLEKGYSLDNLRYVNMSFYHFLSSLRYEDKFNYAATRHTEKDIIADTIDFMQQHMHTVVTLQEFARAADLSVSHFSSVFHKRTGYSPIEYFNHLKIQKACQYLLFSANTIKDIAASLGIEDQYYFSRMFSKLMGVSPNEYRKRNQTGVS; the protein is encoded by the coding sequence ATGAAAAATAAAACACTGCGAAAAAGAGAAGGCTTTGAAGGACAGCAACTGATCGTACTGCCCAGGAAGGTCATCAACGACTTCCTCGTCCGGGATGCCCTTACCAGGCAATTGTACATTACTGATATAGGCTATTATCCCAAAGCATGGGGACACTACGTCGAACGCCCCGCAGGCATCGGCCAGCATATCCTCATCTATTGCGTAGAAGGCAGAGGCTGGATACATGTAGATAAAAAGAAAACAGAAATAACCCCCTCGCAATGCATCGTCCTGCCCGCAAATACCCCACATCGCTATTCCGCAGAAGAGAACGGACCATGGACAATTTACTGGATACACTTTAAAGGAGACCTCTCCGCACATATCGTCTCCCTGCTACTCGAACAGGCCCGGAATTATAAACTACAACTCACCTACAACGACAAACGCATCAGCCTCTTCGATGAGATCTATACCAATCTCGAAAAAGGATATAGCCTCGATAACCTCCGATATGTTAATATGAGTTTCTATCACTTCCTGTCCTCCTTACGCTATGAAGACAAATTCAATTACGCCGCTACCCGCCATACAGAAAAAGATATCATCGCAGATACCATCGACTTCATGCAGCAACACATGCACACCGTCGTTACATTACAAGAATTCGCGCGCGCTGCAGACCTCTCCGTATCGCATTTTTCATCTGTATTTCATAAACGCACCGGCTACTCACCCATAGAGTATTTTAATCACCTCAAAATACAGAAGGCCTGCCAATACCTCCTGTTCTCCGCCAACACAATTAAAGACATCGCCGCCAGCCTGGGCATAGAAGACCAATATTACTTCTCCCGTATGTTCTCCAAACTAATGGGCGTCTCCCCCAATGAATACAGAAAACGAAATCAGACGGGCGTATCCTGA
- a CDS encoding DUF5107 domain-containing protein, producing the protein MMEVKAWMTKVSIPTYKAGSPELNPMFLEKRVYQGSSGVVYPHPVIEKIADEQTMQEYTAVYLENDYLQIMLLPELGGRVQRAYDKVRQRDFIYYNQVIKPALVGLTGPWISGGIEFNWPQHHRPSTFEPVDCTIRENADGSKTVWMNEIEIMTRTKGMAGFTLYPDKAYLEISGRLFNRTPFPQTFLWWANPAVKVNDHYQSVFPPDVYAVFDHGKRDVSDFPIATGTYYKVNYAPGTDISRYANIPVPTSYMAIRSKYDFIGCYEHDTQAGMLHVADHHQSPGKKQWTWGNSDFGQAWDRNLTDEDGPYIELMTGMFTDNQPDFSWLQPNEEKQFVQYFMPYAEIGVVKNATKQAMLNMEWDQEQLHIKVYVTADYPQAVIRVWHDDQAMQAYQYDLSPARVFTTTYAQAGGDTSDWKVTVHTASGKLLVAYQPEEALPTDIPAAATPALLPAEVATVEELFLNGLHLEQYRHATYSATDYYQEGLRRSAGDVRCNNAMGLWLLRRGQFAQAEPYFRAAIATLTQRNPNPYDGEPYYNLGWCLRLQGQDIAAYDAFYKATWNDAWQHNGFLSLARIACGQRQWEDALGLAERALIKNYHSHTVRHLKAMLLRKVGRSGDSQPFIHASLELDPFNAGCLFEQYLSAVAAHDAGADDLLSAVKTTLRGAVNNYLELSLDYAHAGQWEEADQLLAVYDTTYPAHAATRYYRGWFAQQRGAKDTAIIYFEEAARIAAGTWFPNKIEEILILQAAIALCATDAQAYYLLGNCWYDKRQYPEAIQCWERSAALCDTFPTVFRNLALASFNKLRQPEAAVRHMERAFTLDSQDARVLMELDQLYKILGRPVAERLSLLQQHPALVQERDDLYLEQITLYNQLGQYEHARILLAGRQFHPWEGGEGKVTRQYLLCHTALAKQAIQRGAYEDALVYLSATEHYPHHLGEGKLYGTPENDRYYLLGCVYEGLGDADAATAYFRQATTGNSEPAQAIYYNDPQPDKIIYQALAWMKLGAVERAQAIFKRFIQFGEAHLQDEVTIDYFAVSLPDMLVFDQDINQRNVIHCKYLCGLGYLGLGDTAKGLQYLSDVLKMDVHHQGAAEHQQMVPFFEQALATA; encoded by the coding sequence ATGATGGAAGTAAAAGCCTGGATGACGAAAGTATCCATTCCTACTTACAAGGCCGGTAGTCCGGAGTTGAATCCTATGTTTCTTGAGAAGCGGGTATACCAGGGGAGCAGTGGTGTGGTGTATCCGCATCCTGTGATCGAGAAGATAGCGGATGAGCAGACGATGCAGGAGTATACTGCGGTGTACCTGGAGAATGATTATTTACAGATCATGCTGTTGCCAGAATTGGGCGGGCGTGTTCAGCGGGCGTATGACAAGGTACGTCAGCGTGATTTCATCTATTATAACCAGGTGATCAAGCCTGCATTGGTGGGGTTGACGGGGCCGTGGATATCGGGCGGGATAGAATTCAACTGGCCGCAGCATCACCGGCCATCGACGTTTGAGCCGGTAGACTGTACGATACGGGAGAATGCGGACGGTAGTAAGACGGTGTGGATGAACGAGATTGAGATCATGACGCGGACCAAGGGTATGGCTGGATTTACCCTGTATCCTGATAAGGCATACCTGGAGATCAGCGGGCGATTGTTCAACCGTACACCTTTTCCACAGACGTTTTTGTGGTGGGCGAACCCGGCGGTGAAGGTGAATGATCATTATCAATCAGTATTCCCACCGGATGTGTATGCGGTATTTGATCACGGGAAGCGGGATGTATCTGATTTCCCAATTGCTACCGGCACTTATTACAAGGTTAATTATGCGCCAGGCACTGATATTTCGCGGTATGCGAATATCCCGGTGCCTACTTCGTATATGGCGATCCGTTCGAAATATGACTTTATTGGTTGTTACGAGCATGATACGCAGGCGGGGATGCTGCATGTGGCCGATCATCATCAGTCGCCCGGTAAGAAACAGTGGACGTGGGGTAACAGTGATTTCGGGCAAGCCTGGGATCGTAATCTGACGGATGAGGACGGGCCTTATATCGAGTTAATGACGGGTATGTTTACGGATAACCAGCCTGATTTTTCCTGGTTACAGCCTAATGAAGAGAAACAATTTGTGCAATACTTCATGCCATATGCGGAGATCGGCGTGGTCAAGAATGCGACGAAGCAGGCGATGTTGAATATGGAATGGGATCAGGAGCAGTTACATATCAAAGTATATGTTACCGCTGACTATCCGCAGGCGGTGATACGGGTATGGCATGATGACCAGGCCATGCAGGCTTATCAATATGACCTGTCTCCGGCGCGCGTGTTTACCACTACTTATGCGCAGGCCGGCGGTGATACTTCAGACTGGAAGGTAACGGTACATACAGCCAGTGGCAAGCTACTGGTTGCATATCAGCCGGAGGAGGCATTGCCTACGGACATTCCAGCGGCGGCGACGCCGGCGTTGCTGCCAGCGGAGGTAGCTACTGTAGAGGAGTTATTTCTGAACGGGTTGCACCTGGAGCAGTACCGTCATGCGACCTATTCGGCGACGGACTATTACCAGGAAGGGTTGCGCCGCAGTGCCGGTGATGTGAGATGTAACAATGCGATGGGGCTATGGTTATTGCGCAGGGGGCAGTTTGCGCAAGCGGAGCCTTATTTCCGGGCAGCTATTGCGACGCTGACGCAGCGTAATCCGAATCCTTATGACGGGGAGCCCTATTACAACCTCGGATGGTGTCTTCGACTGCAAGGGCAGGATATTGCTGCTTATGACGCCTTTTACAAAGCTACCTGGAATGATGCCTGGCAGCATAACGGGTTTCTTTCGCTAGCGAGGATCGCCTGTGGGCAGCGGCAGTGGGAGGACGCGCTGGGTTTGGCAGAGCGAGCTTTGATCAAAAATTATCATAGTCATACGGTACGTCATCTGAAAGCGATGCTGTTGCGCAAGGTGGGACGATCAGGGGACAGTCAGCCATTTATCCATGCTTCGCTGGAGTTGGACCCTTTTAATGCCGGCTGTTTGTTTGAGCAATATTTATCTGCTGTAGCCGCGCATGATGCCGGTGCGGATGATTTATTATCCGCTGTTAAAACTACTTTACGCGGGGCTGTCAACAACTACCTGGAATTGTCGCTGGATTATGCGCATGCGGGACAATGGGAGGAGGCGGATCAGTTGCTGGCGGTATATGATACCACGTATCCTGCGCATGCGGCTACCCGTTATTATCGTGGCTGGTTTGCGCAGCAGCGCGGTGCGAAGGATACGGCTATCATTTATTTCGAGGAAGCTGCCAGGATTGCTGCCGGCACCTGGTTTCCGAATAAGATCGAGGAGATCCTTATCCTTCAGGCGGCTATTGCTTTGTGTGCTACTGATGCGCAGGCGTATTACCTGCTTGGTAACTGCTGGTACGACAAGCGGCAGTATCCGGAAGCGATCCAATGTTGGGAGCGATCTGCGGCGCTCTGTGATACTTTCCCTACTGTATTCCGTAACCTCGCATTGGCCAGCTTTAACAAGTTGCGGCAGCCGGAAGCGGCGGTACGGCATATGGAGCGAGCTTTTACGCTTGACTCACAGGATGCGCGTGTATTGATGGAGCTGGATCAGTTGTACAAGATACTCGGTCGTCCGGTGGCGGAGCGATTATCTTTATTACAGCAGCACCCTGCGTTGGTGCAGGAGCGGGATGATCTTTACCTGGAACAAATCACGCTATATAATCAACTCGGTCAATATGAACATGCGCGGATATTACTTGCCGGCCGGCAGTTCCATCCCTGGGAAGGAGGTGAAGGGAAGGTGACCAGGCAATACCTGCTTTGTCATACGGCGCTTGCCAAACAGGCGATACAGCGAGGTGCCTATGAGGATGCGCTGGTCTATTTATCTGCGACGGAACATTATCCGCATCACCTGGGCGAAGGCAAGTTGTATGGTACTCCGGAGAATGACCGTTATTATCTGTTGGGTTGTGTGTATGAGGGCTTGGGAGATGCGGATGCTGCGACTGCTTATTTCCGCCAGGCGACTACCGGCAACAGTGAGCCAGCACAGGCCATTTACTATAATGATCCGCAACCTGACAAGATTATTTACCAGGCACTGGCATGGATGAAACTAGGTGCTGTGGAGCGGGCGCAAGCGATATTCAAACGTTTCATACAATTCGGGGAGGCGCATCTGCAGGATGAAGTAACGATCGATTACTTTGCCGTATCGTTGCCGGATATGCTGGTATTTGACCAGGATATCAACCAGCGTAATGTGATCCACTGTAAGTATTTATGTGGATTGGGTTACCTGGGACTCGGGGATACAGCGAAGGGATTACAATATTTATCGGATGTGCTGAAGATGGATGTACATCACCAGGGAGCGGCGGAGCATCAGCAGATGGTACCTTTTTTTGAGCAGGCGCTTGCTACTGCTTAG
- a CDS encoding phage baseplate protein, producing the protein MDRIDFSQPGGMYVYQDTLQFMQASYATVIGAITTSIGNNVIISGCEDTGSNITDGWIIYNGVLLPFIGGLKAPFISADQQVTPEQFDDNTQKPVYYRQYLRLTNTGDVTFASLVRLSGQLDNQLTLVAVSKRISAIEKMLMPLVGYEVQGQKVYGSWLFWGRPSGEIPEGWEPVPDQEWKGRVPVVLDQSQYEFNEVGKTGGEKYTTLSVLQLPPHRHFIETAGDDRVDNNPNGFIHGRNNDDPGTREKRHTTEAAGQGEPHNNLQPYKVVMFIRFKEKFN; encoded by the coding sequence ATGGATAGAATAGACTTTTCGCAGCCAGGAGGAATGTATGTCTATCAAGACACACTACAGTTTATGCAGGCTTCCTATGCCACAGTCATAGGCGCTATTACAACCAGCATCGGTAACAACGTTATCATCTCGGGGTGTGAGGACACCGGCAGTAATATTACTGATGGCTGGATCATTTACAACGGTGTTTTATTGCCATTTATAGGCGGTTTAAAGGCACCTTTTATAAGCGCGGACCAACAGGTGACCCCTGAGCAGTTTGACGACAATACACAGAAGCCAGTGTATTACCGGCAGTATCTCCGACTGACTAATACCGGCGATGTAACTTTTGCCAGCCTTGTGAGACTTTCCGGACAACTCGATAATCAGCTTACATTGGTTGCGGTAAGTAAACGAATCAGCGCCATAGAGAAAATGTTGATGCCACTGGTGGGCTATGAAGTCCAGGGACAGAAAGTATATGGCAGTTGGTTATTTTGGGGAAGACCTTCAGGTGAGATACCCGAAGGGTGGGAGCCGGTACCCGATCAGGAATGGAAAGGCCGGGTGCCGGTGGTGCTGGATCAGTCCCAATACGAGTTTAACGAGGTAGGAAAGACCGGCGGTGAAAAATATACTACCCTTAGTGTACTTCAGCTGCCACCACACAGACACTTTATAGAGACGGCGGGGGATGACAGGGTGGATAACAATCCTAACGGATTTATACATGGTAGAAACAACGACGATCCTGGTACCCGCGAAAAAAGACATACCACAGAAGCGGCGGGACAAGGGGAACCACATAACAACCTGCAACCTTACAAAGTCGTTATGTTTATCCGATTCAAAGAAAAATTTAATTAA
- a CDS encoding MFS transporter, whose product MSSTVYNNSYITRISFVSALGGYLFGFDFAVISGALPFLQRQFGLNAYWEGFATGSLALGAILGCVLAGHVSERYGRRQGLLVAATIFGLSSLAMSFSPTRDLFIGARFMAGIGVGMASMLSPMYIAEISPAHLRGRMVAINQFTVVTGILVTNLVNYALRDGGDDAWRWMFGLGAIPSLLFFAGAWWLPESPRWLIVNGYPGVALQVLQKIGDERFAQQSLQDIQRSMAGAPAKVNYGMLLERAIFPAVLVGIGLAIFQQLCGINVVFNYTPMIFKSIV is encoded by the coding sequence ATGTCTTCGACAGTTTATAATAACAGCTATATCACCCGTATTTCTTTTGTATCTGCTTTGGGGGGATATCTTTTTGGTTTTGACTTTGCCGTGATATCCGGGGCATTGCCGTTCCTGCAGCGTCAGTTTGGGCTGAATGCTTACTGGGAGGGTTTTGCCACTGGCAGTCTGGCACTCGGAGCTATTCTCGGGTGTGTGTTGGCAGGTCATGTGTCGGAGCGATATGGCCGGCGGCAGGGGTTGTTGGTAGCGGCTACTATTTTTGGTCTTTCGTCGTTGGCGATGTCCTTCTCTCCTACCCGTGACCTGTTTATTGGTGCGCGTTTTATGGCAGGTATCGGTGTGGGTATGGCATCGATGTTATCACCGATGTATATCGCGGAGATCTCGCCGGCGCATTTGCGGGGGCGGATGGTAGCTATCAACCAGTTCACCGTCGTGACGGGTATACTGGTGACGAACCTGGTGAACTATGCGCTGCGTGATGGTGGTGACGATGCCTGGCGATGGATGTTTGGATTGGGGGCGATCCCTTCCCTGTTATTCTTTGCCGGGGCGTGGTGGTTGCCGGAGAGTCCACGTTGGCTGATTGTCAACGGTTATCCTGGTGTAGCGTTGCAGGTATTGCAGAAGATCGGCGACGAGCGATTTGCGCAGCAGTCGTTGCAGGACATACAACGTTCGATGGCTGGTGCACCTGCCAAAGTGAATTACGGTATGCTGCTGGAGAGGGCAATATTTCCGGCGGTGCTGGTAGGTATCGGGCTGGCTATATTTCAGCAGTTATGCGGTATCAATGTGGTATTCAACTATACGCCTATGATCTTCAAAAGCATCGTATAA
- a CDS encoding DUF6046 domain-containing protein: MQTNRFILENLLLNRAGLPVLPPYKPGTVAQPNNGQAYQYGEIAAMSDQQLQQAIVANANGIPMFMPLSIKLASEPDSSYWTFPCEPIISLNGKNVVVRRSVAKSEKRGTVKERWSHDDYTISIQGVIINYKNEKVYPREEVNRLRMYMEAREAISVKCELLEIFGINQMAIETFDIPFTKGEYVQGYSITAYSDDAPQLLIKLDNYV, from the coding sequence ATGCAAACCAATCGTTTTATACTGGAAAATTTATTGCTGAATCGCGCCGGGCTACCGGTGCTACCTCCTTACAAACCGGGCACGGTGGCCCAGCCTAATAACGGACAGGCTTACCAGTACGGAGAGATTGCGGCCATGTCTGACCAGCAGTTACAGCAGGCCATAGTCGCCAACGCTAACGGCATACCGATGTTTATGCCACTGTCTATAAAGTTGGCCAGTGAACCGGATAGTAGCTACTGGACTTTCCCGTGTGAACCTATTATTAGTCTGAATGGGAAAAACGTAGTAGTTAGGCGTAGCGTGGCAAAATCAGAAAAGCGAGGCACTGTAAAAGAGCGTTGGTCGCACGATGATTACACCATCAGTATTCAGGGTGTGATCATTAATTACAAAAATGAAAAGGTCTACCCACGTGAAGAGGTAAACAGGTTACGCATGTATATGGAGGCAAGGGAAGCCATTAGTGTAAAATGTGAATTGTTAGAAATATTTGGTATCAATCAGATGGCCATCGAAACATTTGATATTCCTTTTACCAAAGGCGAATATGTACAGGGCTACAGTATAACTGCTTATAGTGATGATGCCCCGCAGCTGCTTATAAAATTGGATAACTATGTATAG
- a CDS encoding DUF2586 family protein: protein MLPRIKIIYENGAIGAAVPSPDGLLGIVCTAVAVPDKFSLVTPYLLRSFDGLSLLGITVANNPALHKLLREFYAEAGDGTEVWIYGVPNTVNMTDMLDVTKANARALMEAARGNLRGLIVSYLPAEGYTPVIVDGLDGDVYTAMAKGQELAKWSAETKYAPVFVIIEGRGYSGSVIALKDLSTAANNSVGILIGDTVKNSGGAAMGLLAGRIAKVPVHRNIGRVRDGAIATTTAFIKDTIVELADIESIHNKGYITLRSYAGRSGYFFTDDPLATGPTDDYKYLARRRTIDKAYRIAYDTLLEELLSEIPVTDSGQLQPIIVKTWQGRVERAIATAMTANGELSADVTDPNDRGVICVIDEQQNVVSTSRIVVQLRVRPFGYARYVDVLLGFTTTNV, encoded by the coding sequence ATGTTACCAAGGATTAAAATAATATATGAAAATGGCGCAATAGGCGCAGCCGTGCCCAGCCCTGATGGGCTGTTAGGTATTGTCTGTACGGCGGTGGCGGTGCCTGATAAATTCAGTCTGGTCACCCCTTATTTACTCCGGTCTTTTGATGGCCTGTCACTGCTGGGTATAACGGTTGCTAACAATCCAGCTTTGCATAAGCTGCTACGGGAGTTTTACGCAGAAGCAGGAGACGGTACCGAAGTGTGGATATATGGTGTGCCCAACACGGTGAACATGACAGACATGTTAGACGTGACCAAAGCAAATGCCCGGGCACTGATGGAGGCGGCACGCGGTAATCTGCGCGGATTAATTGTCTCTTACTTACCGGCAGAGGGTTATACGCCGGTTATTGTAGATGGGTTGGACGGGGATGTTTACACCGCGATGGCCAAGGGACAGGAGTTGGCTAAATGGTCGGCAGAAACCAAATACGCGCCCGTCTTTGTCATCATTGAAGGTCGCGGTTACAGCGGCAGTGTTATTGCCTTAAAAGACCTGTCAACAGCCGCTAATAATTCGGTAGGTATCTTGATCGGTGACACGGTTAAAAACTCCGGTGGCGCAGCTATGGGTTTGCTTGCCGGGCGTATTGCCAAAGTGCCGGTACATAGAAATATTGGCCGGGTAAGAGATGGAGCCATCGCTACTACTACTGCCTTTATTAAAGATACCATTGTAGAACTGGCAGACATAGAAAGCATCCATAATAAAGGCTATATCACCCTGCGATCTTATGCCGGTCGTTCGGGCTACTTTTTTACCGATGACCCACTCGCTACAGGCCCGACCGATGACTACAAGTACTTAGCACGCAGGCGTACAATAGACAAGGCTTATCGCATTGCATACGATACATTGTTGGAGGAACTGTTATCAGAAATTCCTGTTACGGATAGTGGACAGTTACAACCGATAATTGTTAAAACGTGGCAGGGCCGCGTCGAACGCGCAATAGCTACGGCGATGACAGCTAATGGGGAACTGAGCGCCGATGTAACTGATCCTAACGACCGGGGCGTAATATGCGTGATCGATGAACAACAAAACGTAGTGTCCACCTCCCGTATCGTTGTGCAACTGCGCGTACGACCATTTGGATATGCCCGGTATGTGGATGTGTTGTTAGGATTTACTACTACTAACGTTTAA